The Petrocella atlantisensis genome has a window encoding:
- a CDS encoding DUF1667 domain-containing protein, which translates to MLENKIELVCIACPVGCLMEVEQNGDEFIVTGNACKRGPVYAKAELTHPTRSLCTTVAIKDGFLNRLPVFTEEEIPKGLIFEAMDEINKVVVEAPVKVRQVIIENLLGTGVNVVATRSMSKKNS; encoded by the coding sequence ATGTTAGAGAATAAAATTGAATTAGTATGTATCGCATGTCCCGTTGGATGTTTGATGGAAGTTGAACAAAACGGAGATGAATTTATAGTCACTGGTAATGCATGTAAGCGTGGACCAGTGTATGCCAAAGCAGAGTTGACACATCCAACCAGATCATTGTGTACAACGGTTGCCATTAAAGACGGCTTCTTAAATCGTTTACCAGTATTTACGGAAGAAGAGATTCCAAAAGGTTTGATTTTTGAAGCAATGGATGAAATTAATAAAGTTGTTGTTGAAGCACCCGTAAAAGTAAGACAGGTTATTATCGAAAACTTATTGGGAACAGGTGTTAACGTAGTCGCAACAAGAAGTATGAGTAAAAAGAATTCATAA
- a CDS encoding NAD(P)/FAD-dependent oxidoreductase yields the protein MQNYDLIVVGGGPAGLAAAIEANKNGVDSILIIERDREVGGILQQCIHNGFGLHIFKEQLTGPEYAERFIEEAKSLNINYVVDTMVLDVTPEKIVHVINPKTGYQTFQAKAVIMAMGCRERTRGAINIPGYRPSGVYSAGTAQRYTNMEGFMPGKKVFILGSGDIGLIMARRMVLEGAEVLGVAELMPFSGGLKRNIVQCLDDYNIPLLLSHTIVKIEGKDRLEKVIVAKVDENFRPIPGTEKEYEVDTLLLSVGLIPENELSKKAGIKLNPVTSGPFVNESMETSVEGIFACGNVVHVHDLVDFVTQESRRAGLNAAKYIKDEKATEGKVVEANTGFGITYVVPSKILVDNVEDELVMFMRVNNVYSNMRLEVKSGDTVIKSIKRRHLAPGEMEQVKLKPSDLAKAEGELVFSIVGEDA from the coding sequence ATGCAAAATTATGATTTGATTGTTGTCGGTGGTGGACCTGCAGGTTTAGCTGCCGCTATAGAGGCAAATAAAAACGGTGTTGATAGTATTTTGATTATAGAAAGAGACCGTGAAGTTGGTGGTATTTTACAGCAATGTATCCACAACGGTTTTGGGCTTCATATATTTAAGGAGCAATTAACAGGACCTGAATATGCAGAGCGTTTTATTGAAGAAGCTAAATCATTGAACATAAACTATGTTGTCGATACCATGGTGCTTGATGTAACACCTGAAAAAATTGTGCATGTGATCAATCCAAAAACCGGTTACCAAACCTTCCAAGCGAAAGCTGTTATTATGGCTATGGGATGTAGAGAACGTACGAGAGGTGCGATCAACATCCCTGGCTATAGACCTTCCGGTGTTTATTCAGCAGGAACAGCGCAAAGATACACCAACATGGAAGGCTTTATGCCAGGTAAAAAAGTTTTCATCCTAGGTTCAGGTGACATTGGACTTATTATGGCAAGACGTATGGTTCTTGAAGGTGCTGAAGTACTTGGTGTTGCTGAGTTGATGCCATTCTCCGGTGGATTGAAGCGTAATATCGTTCAGTGTTTAGATGACTATAATATCCCATTGTTACTGAGCCATACTATTGTTAAGATCGAAGGTAAAGATCGCCTTGAAAAGGTCATTGTTGCAAAAGTGGATGAGAATTTCAGACCGATTCCCGGTACTGAAAAAGAATATGAAGTGGATACATTGTTACTTTCGGTTGGATTGATTCCTGAGAATGAGCTTTCTAAGAAAGCGGGTATCAAGCTTAATCCGGTTACTTCAGGGCCATTTGTTAATGAGTCTATGGAAACCAGCGTTGAAGGTATTTTTGCTTGTGGAAATGTTGTTCATGTACACGACCTTGTTGACTTTGTTACTCAAGAAAGTCGTCGTGCCGGTCTTAATGCTGCAAAATATATTAAGGATGAAAAAGCAACAGAAGGTAAGGTTGTTGAAGCCAACACAGGCTTTGGTATCACTTATGTTGTGCCAAGCAAGATATTGGTGGATAATGTTGAAGATGAATTGGTGATGTTCATGCGTGTGAATAATGTATACTCCAATATGCGTTTAGAAGTAAAATCAGGAGATACAGTGATTAAGTCAATCAAACGACGCCATTTAGCGCCGGGTGAAATGGAACAAGTTAAACTAAAACCTTCCGATTTGGCTAAAGCTGAAGGCGAACTGGTATTTTCTATTGTAGGGGAGGATGCATAA
- a CDS encoding ATP-grasp domain-containing protein: MATLKGSTMKGWIIYKVSKEALNETHYEVNRFIEEAGKMDIDIEVYSPDQIDIIVTREDEKSIYVNGEFTDLPDFVLPRMGSGTTYFALALIRHIERLGIPCINTSLSIETVKDKLFSHQILAQRNLPVPKTMLLKFPVEIPLIKRLFSFPIIIKTLSGSLGKGVFMAENEDALKNITRIIEIANPQLNIILQEMMTDSLGRDLRVFVVGGRIIGCMHRQAGDNDFRANYSAGGSVTPYTLTPAIEWLALEATKVLGLDISGVDLLFDGDHFKICEVNSSPMFKGMESCVNVNVPHEIYEYIKTRLHG, translated from the coding sequence GTGGCAACACTTAAAGGGTCAACCATGAAAGGTTGGATTATCTACAAAGTATCTAAAGAAGCATTAAACGAAACACATTATGAAGTCAACCGCTTTATTGAGGAAGCGGGGAAAATGGATATAGACATTGAGGTCTATTCTCCTGATCAAATTGATATTATCGTTACAAGAGAAGACGAAAAAAGCATCTATGTCAATGGTGAATTTACCGACCTACCTGATTTTGTGCTCCCAAGAATGGGCTCCGGTACGACTTATTTTGCGTTAGCACTAATTCGACACATTGAAAGACTGGGTATCCCATGTATCAACACATCTCTTAGCATAGAAACGGTTAAAGACAAGCTTTTTTCTCATCAGATTTTAGCTCAACGCAACTTGCCGGTTCCAAAAACCATGCTTCTCAAGTTCCCTGTTGAGATTCCGCTTATTAAGCGTCTTTTTTCTTTTCCGATTATTATAAAAACCCTATCCGGCTCTTTAGGTAAAGGTGTTTTTATGGCCGAGAATGAGGATGCACTTAAAAATATCACGAGAATTATAGAAATCGCCAATCCACAGCTTAACATTATTTTACAAGAAATGATGACCGATAGTCTTGGACGAGACTTGCGCGTTTTTGTGGTTGGAGGCCGTATAATCGGATGTATGCATCGCCAAGCCGGTGACAACGATTTTCGTGCCAATTATTCTGCTGGTGGTTCCGTGACACCCTACACATTAACACCTGCAATAGAATGGCTGGCGCTTGAGGCTACAAAAGTATTAGGGCTAGATATTTCCGGTGTGGATTTGCTTTTTGATGGTGATCATTTCAAAATCTGTGAAGTCAATTCCTCTCCTATGTTCAAGGGTATGGAATCTTGCGTCAATGTCAATGTACCTCATGAAATATATGAATATATAAAAACACGTTTGCATGGATAA